Below is a window of Ralstonia nicotianae DNA.
TTACGAAGCGGCGGCGTCGGCCGGTTGCGCGGTGGTGGCCGCGGCCATGGCCGGCCTGGCCCGGAACAGCCCGCGCACCAGCACGAAGAACAGCGGCACGAAGAAGATGGCGAGAACGGTGCCGGACAGCATGCCCCCGATGACCGCCGTGCCCAGCGCGTGCTGCGCGCCGGCGCCGGCACCGCTGCCCGTGACCATCGGCACGACGCCGAGGATGAAGGCCAGCGACGTCATCAGGATGGGGCGCAGGCGCATGCGTGCCGCCGTCATGGCCGCCTCGACCACGCGCATCCCCTGCGCATTGAGTTCCTTGGCGAATTCGACGATCAGGATGGCGTTCTTGGATGCCAGGCCGATGGTGGTCAGCAGGCCCACCTGGAAATACACGTCGTTCATCTTCCAGGTCAGGATGGCGCCGAGCAGCGCGCCCAGCACGCCGAGCGGCACCACCATGATGACCGAGAAGGGGATTGCCCAGCTCTCGTACAGCGCCGCCAGGCACAGGAACACGATCAGGATCGACAGCGTGTAGAGCAGGGTGGTCTGCCCGCTGGAGGCCTTCTCCTGCAGGGACAGCCCGGTCCACGCGTAGCCGATGCCGGCCGGCAGCTTGGCCACGGCCGCCTCGACGATGGCGAGCGCCTCGCCGCTGGAGGCGCTGCCGGGCTTGGCCATGCCCAGGATCTCCATCGAGGGCACGCCGTTGTAGCGCTCCAGCCGCGGCGAGCCCGAGGACCAGTCCACCCTGGCGAACGCGGTGAACGGAACCATGGTGCCGGCGCTGTTGCGCACATACCATTTGTCGATGTCCTCCGGGTTCATGCGGAAGGGCGCATCGGCTTGCAGCATGACCTTCTTGACGCGGCCCCGGTCGATGAAGTCGTTGACGTAGCTGCTGCCCCACGCGGTGGCGAGCGTGCTGTTGATGTCGGAGATCGACAGGCCCAGCGTTTCCGCCTTGTGCGCATCGATCTGCAGCTGGAACTCCGGCGTGTCTTCCTGGCCGTTGGGGCGGACGGCCACCAGGCGCGGGTCTTGCGAGAGCGTGCCCAGCAGCTGGTTGCGGGCCTGCATCAGCGCGGCGTGGCCGAGGTTGGCGCGGTCCTGCAGCATCAGGTCGAAGCCGGTGGCGTTGCCCAGCTCCGCCACGGCCGGCGGGGCGAAGGCGAAGACCCGGGCGTCGCGGATGGTGGCGAAGAACCCGAAGGCCCTGGCCACGACGCCGCTGACGCTGAGCGCCTCGCCCTTGCGCTCGTTCCACGGGCGCAGCTTGACGAAGGCAAAGCCCATGTTCTGGCCGCTGCCGGCAAAGCTGAAGCCCGCCACCGAGAACACGCCGCTCACGGCTTCTTTCTGGTCCACCAGGAAGTGGTGCTCGACCTGGCGCAGCACGTCTTCGGTGCGCGCATTGGTGGCGCCCGGCGGCAGCTGCGCCAGCACGAACAGCGTGCCCTGGTCTTCGTCGGGCAGGAAGCCGACCGGCAGCTTCATGAAGCCGACCACCACCATGGCGAACAGCACGCCGTACACGGTCATGTAGCGCCGTTGCTTGCCCAGCATGTGGCGCACGATGCCCTGGTAGCGATGGTTGCCGCGGTCGAAGGTGCGGTTGAACCAGCCGAAGAAGCCGGTCGTGGCCTGCGCGTGGCCTTTCCTGACGGGCTTGAGCAGCGTCGCGCACAGTGCCGGGGTCAGCACCATCGCCACCAGCACCGACAGCGTCATCGCCGAGACGATGGTGATCGAGAACTGCCGGTAGATCACGCCGGTGGAGCCCTTGAAGAAGGCCATCGGCACGAACACGGCGGCCAGCACCAGCGCCACGCCGATCAGCGCGCCGGTGATCTGGCCCATCGACTTGCGCGTGGCTTCCCTGGGCGGCAGGCCCTCTTCGCTCATCACCCGTTCCACGTTCTCCACCACCACGATGGCGTCGTCGACCAGCAGGCCGATGGCCAGCACCATGGCGAACATGGTCAGCGTGTTGATGGTGAAGCCGCACGCGGCCAGCACGCCGAAGGTGCCCAGCAGCACCACGGGCACGGCGATGGTCGGAATGAGCGTGGCGCGGAAGTTCTGCAGGAACAGGTACATCACCAGGAACACCAGCGCGATCGCCTCGACCAGCGTGCGCACCACCTCCTCGATCGAGATGCGCACGAAGGGCGTGGTGTCGTAGGGCTTCTGCACCTTCATGCCGGGCGGGAAGAAGGGCTCCAGCTCGGCCACGCGGGCATCGATGGCCTTGACGGTATCGAGCGCGTTGGCGCCGGTGGCCAGCTTGATGGCCAGGCCGGCGGCGGGCTTGCCGTTGTAGCGGCCCACGGTGCTGTAGCTCTCGCTGCCCAGCTCGATGCGGGCCACGTCGCGCAGGCGCACCTGGGCGCCGTCGGCCTGCGTGCGCAGCAGGATGTTGCCGAACGCCTCGGCGGTCTTCAGGCGCGTCTGCGAGGTGATGGTGGCGTTGATCTGCTGGTTGTCCGCCGCCGGCATGCCGCCGAGCTGGCCGGCCGAGACCTGGGCGTTCTGCGCCTGGATGGCGGTCTTCACGTCCAGCGGCGTCAGGCTGAAGTTGGACAGCTTGTGCGGGTCCAGCCAGATGCGCATGGCGTACTGCGAGCCGAACAGCGTGGTGTCGCCCACGCCTTCCACCCGGCTGAGGGCATCCTGCACGTTGGCGGCCACGTAGTCGGAGAGGTCGGAGCCGTTCATGCTGCCGTCTTCCGACGTGAACGCCAGCACGTTCAGGAAGTTGGTGGCGGACTTGGTGACCTGCACGCCTTGCTGCTGCACCTCCTGCGGCAGCAGCGGCGTGGCCAGCGCGAGCTTGTTCTGCACCTGCACCTGGGCGGTATCGGGATCGGTGCCGTTGTCGAAGGTCAGGGTGATGGTGACCGTGCCCGAGGACTCGCTGGTCGAGGCCATGTAGCTCAGGTGGTCCAGCCCCTTCATCTTCTGCTCGATGATCTGGGTGACGGTGTCTTCCAGCGTCTTGGCCGATGCGCCGGGGTAGGTGGCGGTGATGGCGACGGCCGGCGGCGCGATGCTCGGGTACTGCGCGATCGGCAGCGTGGCGATGGACAGCGCCCCGGCCAGCATCACGATGATGGCCAGGACCCACGCGAAGATGGGGCGGTCGATGAAATAGCGTGCCATGGCGGGGTTCCGGGGTCAGTTGGCGGCGACGGTGGTGCGCTGCCCGACGGCCGTCCGCACAGCGGGCGCCGCGGGGGCGGCCGGGTTCGACGTTGCCGTCTTGCCCGTCCACGGCGTGGTCTTGACCTCGGCGCCGGGCACGGCACGCGGCAGGCCTTCCACCACCAGCTGGTCGCCGATGCGCAGGCCGCTGCGCACCAGCCACTGGTCACCCACGGTGCGCTCCGTTTCCAGCGTGCGGCGCTGCAGCTTGCGGTCGTTGCCCACCACGTAGGCGAACGGCTTGCCGGTGCTGTCGCGCGCCACGGCCTGCTGCGGCACCAGCAGGGCCTCGTCCTTCACGCCTTCCGGCAGCACGGCGCGCACATACATGCCGGGCAGCAGGATGGCGCTCGGGTTGGGGAACACCGCGCGCAGCGTCACGGAGCCGGTGTTCTGGTCCACCGTCACGTCGGAGAACTCCAGCTTGCCTTCGAGCGGATACGCGCTGCCGTCTTCCAGCAGCAGCCGCACGGTGGCCGCGTTGGCGCCGCTCTTCTGGAGATCGCCGCGGGCCATCGCCTGCCGCAGGCGCAGCAGTGCGGCGCTGGGCTGGGTCACGTCCACGTAGATGGGGTCGAGCTGCTGGATCGTGGCCAGCGAGGTGGTCTGGTTGGCGGTGACGAGCGCGCCCGGCGTCACGCTGGATCTGCCGATCCGGCCGGAGATGGGGGCATCCACCCGGGCGTAGGCCAGGTTGATCCGGCTGGTCTCCACGTTGGCGCGGGCGGCGGCCACGTCGGCCTCGCCCTGGGCCAGCGCGGCGGCGGCGTCGTCGTAGTCCTGCCGGCTGACGGCCTGGATCGCCACCAGTTCCTTGTAGCGCTCGGCCTTCAGGCGCGTGGTCTTGAGGTTGGCCTGGGCCTTGGCCAGGGCCGCCACGTTGCTGTCGTAGGCCGCCTGGTAGGTGGCCGGATCGATCTGGTAGAGCGCCGCGCCCGCTTTCACGTCGCTGCCTTCGCGGAATGTGCGGGCCTTGATGATGCCGTTGACCTGGGGCCGGACATCGGCGACCAGGAAGGGGACCGTGCGCCCGGGCAGCTCGGTATCGAGCGTCACGCGCTGCGGCTGCACGGTCATCACGCCGACCACCGGCGTGCCCTCCGCCGGCGGCGGGCCACCCGGCGGCTTGCCGCAGGCGGCCAGCAGGCTGGCGGCGGCAAGCGCGGCAAGAAGAGGGGCGAGGGCGGGCGGAGTGGGGCGCATGGCGGGTTCCTGAGGAGAGGGGGCGCGACGACGTGACATTAAAACTAAACGGTTTGGTATGGTATTGGTGTGCCTTAGCCCCGTCAAGAAAAACTGAACCACGTGGTTCTGAAAAGGGCGGTCGGTGAAATCGTCGGAAATCGACGGTTGATTGCCATGCGTTGTTTCCCGCGTTTGCAAATGCATCGGTCAGGCGCCGGCCGATGGTCTGCCAAGCGTGGGTGCGGGCGGCTCTGCACGGCGCGCCATCCCTCCGCTTTGTGGCCAAGCCCTTTGTCCACCGATTGGCGTATGTCGGACCAGCGCGGTCGGCTCCTATCCTGCTCAAAAAACAGACAAGCAGAACGAGAACGGGGGGAGCCATGGGGAAGTGTGGCGTTGCGCGCTCGACGTGCGCGCGAAGGGGACGGTCGCGCCTGACGTTGCCGGAGAGGACGGTCTTTGCGCTGGGCCGGCTCTGCCGAGCGTCATGCGGCAGGGCGATAGCGAAGGCGGCGGAGCTGGCGTTGGCATTGGCGCTGACGCTCGCGGCATCCGCCTGTGGCGGTGGCGGCGATGCTTCTACCGCGGCACCGGCCGGCATGTCCGCCGGTGCGGCCACTTACAGCGTTGGCGGCAGCGTGTCGGGCCTGGGGCCGGGGTTGTCGCTCCAGTTGCTCAACAACGGCGGCGATGCTGTCACGGTTGGCGGCAATGGCGGCTTTCGCTTCCCGGGCAAGCTGTCGGCTGGCGCCACCTACGCGGCGACCGTCGGCACCCGGCCGTCGGGCCAGCAGTGCACGATCGACAAAGGCAGTGGCACGGTCGCCAACGCGGATGTTGCCGATATTGCAGTGACGTGCTCGGCACGCCCGCTCTTTGCCTACGTGGCGAATGCGGATGACAACACCGTGCAGGCGTTTGCGCTGGACCCCGCCACGGGGGCCGCCACCGGTGTGGGCCGTCCTGCGGCCGTGGGGCACGGTCCGGTCTCGCTGGTTGCTGACCCCGCGGGCACAACCCTCTATGTGGTCAACGCCTCCGACAATACGGTGACCACGCTGGCGATCCATCCGGATACCGGTGCCGTGTCGGTCAGCGCGCCAGCCGTCCGCACGGGAGCGTCTCCGCTGAGCATCGCGCGCACGCCCGCCGGACCGTTCGCCTATACCGCCAACGCCGGGGACAATACGCTGTCGATCTTCAAGATGAGCGCCAAGGCAGAGGCTCCGGCCCCGCGCGGTGTCGTGCAGGCGGGCTCCAACCCGTACACCGTTGCTGTCAACGGCACGGGCACGTTCGCCTATGTGGTGAACGCGGCCATGGTTTCCGGCGCGCCGTCGGTCATGGCCTTTGCCATCAACGGTGCAACCGGCGCCCTGGTGCCGGCAGGCAGCCCGGCGGCAACGGGCCATGCACCGTTTTTCATTGCACTCCATCCGGCGGGGAGGTTTGCCTATGTCGCCAATTTCGCCGACGACACGCTGAGCGTCTACGCCATCAACGGGGCCACCGGCGCGCTCGCCCCGGCGGGCAGCCCGGTTGCCACCGGCGGCAATCCGTTCGCGATCGCGATCCATCCGTCAGGCCGCTTCGCTTATGTCGTCAACGTGTTCTCAGGCACGATCAGCCTGTTCGCCATCGACGCACGCACCGGTGCGCTGACCCCCATCGGCACTGTGCAGGCAGGCGCCAGCCCGGTTGCCATGACGCTCAATCCGGCCGGCACTGTTGCCTACGTGTTGAATGCCGGCGACGACACCATGGCCATCTACCGGGTGGACGGCGGCACGGGCGTTCTGAGCGCGGTAGCCACGGTACAGACAGGCCTCACGCCGAGCGCGATGGCGATCGTGGCCGTGCCTTAGGGGCGGTTGGTCATCATGCGCCTGGGCGGGTTTGCCGTCCGCTGCCCTGTCGTGGTCGGGTGAGCATCGGCGTGGCAAAGAATGCACCGCCAGCCCCCGGAGACCAGGGAACCTGGGCCTGATGCGCCTCGACTACGCCGGTGCTGCCCGCCGCGCCGCGCGGGTCGCGCCGGCCGTCAGCACCACCACCGCCGACAGGATGATGGCCGTGGCGCCCAGCGTCTGCGGCGCGACCTGCTCGTCGGCCAGCCAGGCGCCCATCAGCAGGGCAATGGGCGGATTGACATAGACGTAGCTGGTGGCCATCACGGTCGAGACGCGCTGCACCAGCGCCATGTAGGCGGTGAAGGCGATGGCCGAGCCGAAGGTCACCTGGTAGCCCCACGCCAGCGCGGCATGCAGGCCGATCTGCCGCGGCCAGTGCTCGCCCGTGGCCAGGCTCAGCAGCGTCAGCGCCACGCCGCCGAAGGCCATCTCCAGCACGAACGCCGTCAGCCCCTTGGGCATGTCGAGGTGCTTGGACAACTGCGAGCCGAACGACCACGAGGCGATGGCCGTGGTCAGCGCCAGCACGCCGGCGGTGCTGGCCTGGAATTCCGCGCCGCGGAACAGCACCGCGATGCCGATGCTGCCCAGCGCGATGGCCGCGACTTCGTAGGCGCGCAGCCGGCCGCCGGCCAGCAGCATCCACAGGGTGGAGAACAGCGGCATGGACGCGATCATCACCGTGGTGGCGCCGGAGGAGATGGTCTGCTGGGCCACCGCCGTCATGCCCATGCCGCCCACCAGCAGGAAGGCGCCGACCAGCATGCAGTTGCGCAGCTGGCGCGGGCTGACCCGCTCGCGCTGGCGCAGCAGCACGATCGGGGTCAGCAGCAGGGCGGCAGCCAGGAAGCGCGAGCCCATCATCAGGAAGGGCGGCAGGTCGGTCAGCGCAAAGCGGATCGCGAGATACGTGGTGCCCCAGACCACGTAGGTGATCAGCAGGCACAGGGCGATGAAGGGCGTCATGGCGGAGCCTCGGCGGGGAATCCCCGATGCTACGCAAGCCGGACTCGCGTGCCAAACGAGTTTTCCTATCGCTCGTTGTGAATGGATTTGACAAGCGTGCCGCCACTCCGAGGGCACGGATGCCGGGCGTGCCGTATGCCATCCGGGGGATGGCGTTGCCCGGCGCCGCACGCAACGTGCACGGCCGAAGCTCATTGCCGCATTTCGCCGTCCGCCCGCCCGCTTCGCCTCGGCATCGTGCCGATCGCCCGGCCGGTGGGGACAATCTGCATGCGGCATGATCTCGTCGCAATGCGCGTCTTCCCAATCGAGCAGGTACAGCATGGGTTTGCCACGGATCCCCTCAATCTTCAGGCCTTCGTCTACCGCGTCGCCGGACGCCCGCCGAGCGGATCCCGAGCACACCCCGCCGCATGCGCCACCGCGTCGGCCGAAAAATCGCGGGCTCGGCGCGCTACTGGATTTACCGCGTCTCGTGCGCGGCAGAAGGGACGGGGCTTCCACGTCGATGGATGGGCCGGCCATCGGCGCGCCGCCAGCCTCGCCGCCCGCGGGCTTCAAGCTGCCCCGGCAGAACGCGCTCAATGCCGAGGGCATCCGCACGCTCGAGCGGCAGTTCCCGCACCCCTCGTCGGGCCCCTTATTGCGGCCATCGCCATCGGGACAGGCGTCCGCGTCGAGTCCGCTCCCGGTCCGCACGCTGGCGGAGCAGTTGCTGCGGCGCGAACAGATTCTCGCCAGCCAGCCGCCCGCGATATCCGTGGCGTCCTCGCCACCCTATATTCCGGTGGACGCCCTGCCGCCGCCACTGAGCAAGGCGTTCCTGGAGGCGTTCGATCCGATCCGGTCGTTGGGCCTGACGGACCAGTCCGTCTTCTACCGTGCGCTCGCTAGCCGCTACCTGCTGGCGGATGGGCACCAGATGAAGCTGGCCGGCAATCCGCGATCGGGGGCGTATGTCCGTCATCATCATCGGCTTCTGCCCAGCTCCGGTCTGGCGAGCCGGGAGACGTTCGAGAGTCTGCCGGCTACGGCGCGCGAGCGCATGCTCAATGATCCCATGCAGCAGTACGAATGGGTCCGGATGCGTGCCCGGGACTTGCCCGAGCCGTCGCTCAACGTGATGTTCGGGGTGCACGCCGAAGCAGGCGCGCGCAGCTATGCGAAGACCTCGGACCACGTCGTGGTCAGCATGACGTTCGGCGATCTGCGCAAGGCAGGCGGACAGGTCTTTCTCGACACGCGCGCCTCCGCGGGCAGCGACCACACCAAGGCCCTGATCGTCACGCTGCCCGAGGGCCGGACGGTTCCGGTCAAGATCATTCCGAACGGCAGGCAGGAGGCGTCCACGTCAACGCGATGAGGTGGACGCGGTTGCGGTGCCGGCCGGGTTGTCAGCGGCCCGCCGCCAGCGTGCCGCGCAGCACGTCTTTCAGGGCGTTGAATGCCGGGTTGTCGTTGTCCTTGCGGTAGGCGAACCACAGCTCGACCGGCTTGGCCGGCGTGGTGCGCACTGGCAGGTAGACCACGCCCTCGAAGTGCAGCATGGACGCCGCCGCCGGGATCAATGCCGCGCCGATCCCGGCCCGCACCAGCGCCAGCATCGAGTGGATCTGGCTGACGTATTCGACGATGTCCGGCAGCACGCCGGCGCGCTCGAACAGGCCGCTCACGAGCTGGTGGAAATAGCGCGCTTCGTAGGGGGAGTACATCAGCAGCGGCCGGCCCTCGCAGTCGCGCAGGGCGGGGCGCTGCGGCCAGTCGGCGGCGGTGGCCTCCGGCACCGCCAGCACCAGCGCTTCCTGCGCGCACGGCTCGGCGGCCAGCTCGCCGTGCTCGACCGGCGGGCGCAGCAGGCCCATATCGATCTGGCGGGCGTCCAGCGCCTCCAGCTGCGCGCCGCTGACCATCTCCTTGAGCGTCAGCCGCACCCCCGGCGAGGCCGCCCGCACCGCGCTCACCAGCGACGGCAGCAGCCCGTACCCGACCGATGCCGTGAACCCGATCGCCAGCGATCCCGCCGCGCCGGTCGCGACCCGCCGCGCCGTGGCCGCCGCCTCTTCGGCCAGCCGCAGCAGGCGCGCGGCATCGGGCAGGAAGCTGCGCCCGGCAGCGGTCAGCCTGACGGAGCGGCTGTTGCGCTCCAGCAGCTCGGTGCCGACCTGGTGCTCCAGCAGCCGCACCTGGCGCGAGAGCGGCGGCTGTGTCATGTGCAGCCGCTCGGCCGCGCGCCCGAAATGCAATTCTTCGGCCACGGCGACAAAGCAGCGGAGTTGGCTGAGTTCGAACATCGATTCAAAACGTATATCGATCAAGTCATCCGTTATCTTGAAGATGAATTGTTCCGGGTGCAAGAATCGGCTCGCCGCATCGGCCGACAACAACGACACGGAGACCCGCATGACCCCTCAAGGCACGGAGCATGACCGCCGGCAGTTCCTCAAGCGCATGGCAGGCGCAGGGCTGGCGGCGGCCAGCGGCATGGCGGCCGCGCAGCAAGTCGGTGCGTTCAGGCCCAACGCCCGCTATCCGGACGCGGCGGTCGAGGTGCTCGACCCGAGCTTCCTGAAGTACCGGCTTTACAGCAGCTCGGTCGAGCAACTGGCGACGGGCATGCGCTGGGCGGAGGGGCCGGTGTACTTTCCCGCCGGGCGCTATCTGCTGGTCAGCGATATTCCCAACAACCGCATCATGAAGTACGACGAGACCAGCGGCGCGTTCAGCGTGTTCCGCGCGCCGTCGAACTACGCCAACGGCAACACGCGCGATCGCCAGGGGCGCCTGGTGACCTGCGAGCATTCGGTCACGCGGCGGGTGACCCGCACGGAGCACGATGGCCGCATCACCGTGCTCGCCGACCGCTACCAGGGCAAGCGCCTGAACGCGCCCAACGACGTGGTGGTGAAGTCCGACGACAGCGTCTGGTTCACCGACCCGCTGTTCGGCATCAACGGCAACTGGGAGGGCGACAAGGCCCCGCCGGAGCAGGCCACCACCAACGTCTACCGCATCGATCCTGGCGGCGAGGTCCGGGCCGTCATCACCGACCTGGTCAATCCCAACGGCCTGGCGTTCTCGCCGGACGAAAAGGCACTCTACGTGGTGGAGTGGAAGGGCACGCCCTACCGCAGCATCTGGCGCTACGACATCGCGGCGGACGGCTCGGCCTCCAACAAGACCAGGCTGATCGACGCCGGCGGCCCCGGCGCGCTCGACGGCTTCCGCGTGGACAAGGACGGCAACCTCTGGTGCGGCTGGGGCTCGGACGGGCGCCCGGGCGTCAATCCGGCAGACTACGATGGGGTGAAGGTGTTCAACGCCCACGGCAAGCCGATCGGCTTCATCCACCTGCCGGAGCGCTGCCCGAACCTGACCTTCGGCGGCCCGAAGGGCAACCGGCTCTACATGGCCAGCTCCCATTCGCTCTACGCGCTTTACGTCGAGGCCGAGGGCGCGGTGTGATTCCGAGGTGGCGCGGCCCGCCCGCCGCGTGAGGGGATCGCGCGGCCGCGGGTCACCGGGCCGGCTCAGACCTCCAGGTTCGGCCCCGGCCTGAGGCTGGTCAGCTGCAGCCCGTGGGCCCAGGACAGCGCCGGCAGCTTCAGCACGGTCTGCAGCGCCTGCGCGCGTGCGCGCAGGGCATCCCAGCTGGCCTGCAGCGGCGGCCCGTTGAAGGCGAGGACGATGGTGTTGCCGCCGGTCACCTCCGGCAGGATGACCACGCGGTAGTCGAACGCCTTGCAGATGCGCTCGATGTTGAGCTGGAAGCTCTCGTCCGAGCCGAACAGGTTGACGGTCATCACGCCCGGATAGCGCAGCGTGTCGCGGCACGCCTGGTAGAACTCCAGCGTATCGAGCACCGGCCCCTGCTTGACGTGGTCGTAGCAGTCCACCTGCAGCACGTCGGCCGTGCCCTGGTGGCTCGGGTCCATCACCCAGTCATAGCCGTCCTGCTGCAGCACGCGCAGGCGGGCGTCGTCCGGCGGCAGGGCGAACTCGCTGCGTGCCATGGCGATGACATCGGGGTTGACCTCGACCGCCGTGATGCGCGCGGTCGGCAGGTGGCGATGGCAGAACCGCGTGGTCGACCCCGGCCCCATGCCCAGCTGCACTACGTGGAAATCGCTTTCCGCGGACGGCTCCAGGAACAGCAGCCAGGCCATCTGCTGGTGGATGTATTCGAGATCGAGGGCATCCGGATCGGACAGCCGCAGGGCGCCTTGCGTCACCCCTTCGCAGCCGACGAAGTGCATGAAGCGGTACCCCTCTTTCTCGATGATGGTGACCGGCGCCAGCGTGGGCATGGTGCGTGCGGCAGCCTCCGCCGGCATGGCGGCGGACGCGAAGTGCGTATCAGCCTCGGTCGGTGCGGTGCTCAGAAGTGTCATGGTGGTCGCTCGTGCGGAGTGAAGTCGCGGAGTGAAGTCGTCGGAGACGCCCCACGGCACTGGGCCGGTCGGGCGTCGGCATGGGCGCAGCTTGCCATCTGCCGGCCGGCACCCGTTTTCCCGGCTTCGGCTGCGCGTCCATGGGTTCGAGTCGGCTTGCGCGCGTGCGGGAACGCACCCGGAACCCCTGCCCAAATTGATTCAAAAAATGAATTGATTGAGTTATTTGTTGTCTTGGACGTGAATCGTTCCGGGTGCCAGAATCCGTTCACCACTTTCCCACGCTGCCCTTGCAGGAACGCCCATGTCACGCTATACGCCCACCGAATTCGCCCACCAGATCGGCACCGGCCTGCTGTCCTTCCCGGTCACGCATTTCAAGTCCGACCTGTCGTTCGATGAGGCGGCGTACCGCGCCAACCTGAGCTGGCTGTTCAGCCACGAAGCCGCCGGCCTGTTCGCCGCGGGCGGCACCGGCGAGTTCTTCTCGCTCACCCCGGCCGAGACCGACCGCGTGGTCCGCGCCGCCGTGGCCGAGACCGGCGGCCGCCTGCCGGTGATCGCCCCGGCCGGCTACGGCACCGCCATGGCCAAGGAATACTGCCAAGCCGCCGAGGCCGCCGGCGCCGACGGCATCCTGCTGCTGCCGCCGTACCTGACCGAAGCCTCCGCCGACGGCGTGGCCGCGCACGTCGAGCAGGTCTGCAAGTCGACCCGCCTGGGCGTGATCGTCTACAACCGCGCCAACCAGGTGCTCGACGAGAACCACCTGGAGCGCCTGGCCGAGCGCTGCCCGAACCTGGTCGGCTTTAAGGACGGCGTGGGCGACCTCGAGCTGATGACGCGCATCTATTCCCGCCTGGGCGAGCGCTTCACCTATATCGGCGGCCTGCCCACGGCCGAGACCTTCGCGATGCCGTACCTGACGATGGGCGTGACGACCTACTCGTCGGCCATCTTCAACTTCGTGCCGAAGTTCGCGCTGGATTTCTACGCCGCCGTGCGCGCCGCCGACCACGCCAAGGCGTATGCGATGCTCAATGACTTCGTGTTGCCGTACATTGCCCTGCGCAACCGCAAGCGCGGCTACGCGGTGTCGATCGTCAAGGCCGGCATGAAGGTGATCGGGCGCAGCGCCG
It encodes the following:
- a CDS encoding efflux RND transporter periplasmic adaptor subunit — encoded protein: MRPTPPALAPLLAALAAASLLAACGKPPGGPPPAEGTPVVGVMTVQPQRVTLDTELPGRTVPFLVADVRPQVNGIIKARTFREGSDVKAGAALYQIDPATYQAAYDSNVAALAKAQANLKTTRLKAERYKELVAIQAVSRQDYDDAAAALAQGEADVAAARANVETSRINLAYARVDAPISGRIGRSSVTPGALVTANQTTSLATIQQLDPIYVDVTQPSAALLRLRQAMARGDLQKSGANAATVRLLLEDGSAYPLEGKLEFSDVTVDQNTGSVTLRAVFPNPSAILLPGMYVRAVLPEGVKDEALLVPQQAVARDSTGKPFAYVVGNDRKLQRRTLETERTVGDQWLVRSGLRIGDQLVVEGLPRAVPGAEVKTTPWTGKTATSNPAAPAAPAVRTAVGQRTTVAAN
- a CDS encoding lactonase family protein, coding for MALALTLAASACGGGGDASTAAPAGMSAGAATYSVGGSVSGLGPGLSLQLLNNGGDAVTVGGNGGFRFPGKLSAGATYAATVGTRPSGQQCTIDKGSGTVANADVADIAVTCSARPLFAYVANADDNTVQAFALDPATGAATGVGRPAAVGHGPVSLVADPAGTTLYVVNASDNTVTTLAIHPDTGAVSVSAPAVRTGASPLSIARTPAGPFAYTANAGDNTLSIFKMSAKAEAPAPRGVVQAGSNPYTVAVNGTGTFAYVVNAAMVSGAPSVMAFAINGATGALVPAGSPAATGHAPFFIALHPAGRFAYVANFADDTLSVYAINGATGALAPAGSPVATGGNPFAIAIHPSGRFAYVVNVFSGTISLFAIDARTGALTPIGTVQAGASPVAMTLNPAGTVAYVLNAGDDTMAIYRVDGGTGVLSAVATVQTGLTPSAMAIVAVP
- a CDS encoding efflux RND transporter permease subunit; its protein translation is MARYFIDRPIFAWVLAIIVMLAGALSIATLPIAQYPSIAPPAVAITATYPGASAKTLEDTVTQIIEQKMKGLDHLSYMASTSESSGTVTITLTFDNGTDPDTAQVQVQNKLALATPLLPQEVQQQGVQVTKSATNFLNVLAFTSEDGSMNGSDLSDYVAANVQDALSRVEGVGDTTLFGSQYAMRIWLDPHKLSNFSLTPLDVKTAIQAQNAQVSAGQLGGMPAADNQQINATITSQTRLKTAEAFGNILLRTQADGAQVRLRDVARIELGSESYSTVGRYNGKPAAGLAIKLATGANALDTVKAIDARVAELEPFFPPGMKVQKPYDTTPFVRISIEEVVRTLVEAIALVFLVMYLFLQNFRATLIPTIAVPVVLLGTFGVLAACGFTINTLTMFAMVLAIGLLVDDAIVVVENVERVMSEEGLPPREATRKSMGQITGALIGVALVLAAVFVPMAFFKGSTGVIYRQFSITIVSAMTLSVLVAMVLTPALCATLLKPVRKGHAQATTGFFGWFNRTFDRGNHRYQGIVRHMLGKQRRYMTVYGVLFAMVVVGFMKLPVGFLPDEDQGTLFVLAQLPPGATNARTEDVLRQVEHHFLVDQKEAVSGVFSVAGFSFAGSGQNMGFAFVKLRPWNERKGEALSVSGVVARAFGFFATIRDARVFAFAPPAVAELGNATGFDLMLQDRANLGHAALMQARNQLLGTLSQDPRLVAVRPNGQEDTPEFQLQIDAHKAETLGLSISDINSTLATAWGSSYVNDFIDRGRVKKVMLQADAPFRMNPEDIDKWYVRNSAGTMVPFTAFARVDWSSGSPRLERYNGVPSMEILGMAKPGSASSGEALAIVEAAVAKLPAGIGYAWTGLSLQEKASSGQTTLLYTLSILIVFLCLAALYESWAIPFSVIMVVPLGVLGALLGAILTWKMNDVYFQVGLLTTIGLASKNAILIVEFAKELNAQGMRVVEAAMTAARMRLRPILMTSLAFILGVVPMVTGSGAGAGAQHALGTAVIGGMLSGTVLAIFFVPLFFVLVRGLFRARPAMAAATTAQPADAAAS
- a CDS encoding EamA family transporter; amino-acid sequence: MTPFIALCLLITYVVWGTTYLAIRFALTDLPPFLMMGSRFLAAALLLTPIVLLRQRERVSPRQLRNCMLVGAFLLVGGMGMTAVAQQTISSGATTVMIASMPLFSTLWMLLAGGRLRAYEVAAIALGSIGIAVLFRGAEFQASTAGVLALTTAIASWSFGSQLSKHLDMPKGLTAFVLEMAFGGVALTLLSLATGEHWPRQIGLHAALAWGYQVTFGSAIAFTAYMALVQRVSTVMATSYVYVNPPIALLMGAWLADEQVAPQTLGATAIILSAVVVLTAGATRAARRAAPA
- a CDS encoding AvrPphF family type III effector codes for the protein MDGPAIGAPPASPPAGFKLPRQNALNAEGIRTLERQFPHPSSGPLLRPSPSGQASASSPLPVRTLAEQLLRREQILASQPPAISVASSPPYIPVDALPPPLSKAFLEAFDPIRSLGLTDQSVFYRALASRYLLADGHQMKLAGNPRSGAYVRHHHRLLPSSGLASRETFESLPATARERMLNDPMQQYEWVRMRARDLPEPSLNVMFGVHAEAGARSYAKTSDHVVVSMTFGDLRKAGGQVFLDTRASAGSDHTKALIVTLPEGRTVPVKIIPNGRQEASTSTR
- a CDS encoding LysR substrate-binding domain-containing protein, with product MFELSQLRCFVAVAEELHFGRAAERLHMTQPPLSRQVRLLEHQVGTELLERNSRSVRLTAAGRSFLPDAARLLRLAEEAAATARRVATGAAGSLAIGFTASVGYGLLPSLVSAVRAASPGVRLTLKEMVSGAQLEALDARQIDMGLLRPPVEHGELAAEPCAQEALVLAVPEATAADWPQRPALRDCEGRPLLMYSPYEARYFHQLVSGLFERAGVLPDIVEYVSQIHSMLALVRAGIGAALIPAAASMLHFEGVVYLPVRTTPAKPVELWFAYRKDNDNPAFNALKDVLRGTLAAGR